The Pseudomonadota bacterium DNA segment GATTACTCTTGCATTATCGCCGGACAATCAGAAAAACCTGCAACCCGGCCGGATTATCATTGAAAACCAGTCACATAACACCCTCACCAACATCCTGGCCTTGCGGGACCTCTGCCGCCAGCACCATTTTCATTCCCTGGTTATCGTCACCTCAACATTCCATGTGAAAAGGGCCTATCACCTCTGCCAAAAAATCCTCCCGCCACAACTGGAAGTTTACTACCAGACCATTCCGCCAAAAAGCGGCACCAGCAATAGCGCTGACAAACCAGTTCCAACTCCCCTGCTCGTAAAAGAATTCATTAAATACCTGAATGCCTTGTTGCAGCTGGCCGGTCATGATTAAATTTACAATATTTTCGAAAAAAAACGGCAAACAACCACTTTGATAAAAAAATTAAATCTTTACCACGCTAAAACAGTAAATATTCGGCCACGTTTTCAAAAAAACAATAATACTCTTATAAGCGTAATTTTTTTGTCTCGCGCCCGTTCGTTTCACTCACTCAAGACGCAAAGAGCGCAAAGAAAAATGACAGACGATATAGCAAATTGAACTCTTCGCGGTCTTTGCGGCTTTGCGAGAGAATTAAAAAAAATTGACTGGTATAGTTGCAAGAATTTGCCAATCTATAAACAAAGTCGAATGCTTACCTAAAACACATGGAAAAACATGTACTTTTCTACCCAAATCAGGTAAAAATTTTCCACTTTTTCACTAAAATAAGAAGCTGTTTTTTAATTTTACGATTTATAACACATTGATTTTAATGGGGAAATAGATAAGATATCTGAACAGATTTTTTGGTATGCCAATTGCTACACTATTCTGCGGACATACAAGGCAACACACAATATAAAACAATAATTTTATGGTTTTCATTGTCCTGAACCTGACCATAGTATTCATATCAGCACTTTTAAACCACTGAACTGGTACTTCATTATATAAACAGAAAGGGGTAATTCAATGTCAGCACGGTCTCTGCTCAAACTAACCCTGGTCCCCGTATCCCTGTTGCTCTCGTTAAATCTTTGCTTTGGCGCCCAGGTTTCCGGAACGGTAACCAATGGAATGAATCCGGTGG contains these protein-coding regions:
- a CDS encoding YdcF family protein, coding for MKKKLSLPLTITILVFMTLMVADLLLWQFLDYSRVSPPRLPANVHHRVDAIAVLAGGPGRIRQGYDLLRQDKARYLLIIGANPRSRSRDILITLALSPDNQKNLQPGRIIIENQSHNTLTNILALRDLCRQHHFHSLVIVTSTFHVKRAYHLCQKILPPQLEVYYQTIPPKSGTSNSADKPVPTPLLVKEFIKYLNALLQLAGHD